In Janthinobacterium sp. J1-1, a single genomic region encodes these proteins:
- a CDS encoding hybrid sensor histidine kinase/response regulator, whose protein sequence is MTAPIHILVVDDIAQNLVALEAVLARPGIVILKAGSGAEALEILLNQEVALALLDVQMPQMDGFELAELIRGSARTRDIPLIFLTAATREPTYSFRGYEAGAVDFLFKPVDVKALQSKVQVLVQLYQQKRELSSQLTELKHALHLNELFTAVLGHDLRTPLSVVMNGAMLLPMMSEHPKVIITAQRIESSAKRMARMVDQLLDLARIRSGTMELRCGMHDYLALAQAIVDEFDMPGQPARITLSHVGELHAQCDAGLLSQVISNLLANALTHGEPGAPVQMVLDGRAADHVEIRVVNRGELDPSLLPALFEPFHQSGEKRRTGQGLGLGLYTVDMFIKAHGGTVQVSSSATQGTIFTLNLPRQCDPAAQVAIP, encoded by the coding sequence GTGACCGCACCTATCCACATCCTTGTCGTTGACGACATCGCGCAAAACCTGGTTGCCCTTGAGGCCGTGCTGGCCCGGCCCGGCATCGTCATCCTGAAAGCCGGTTCGGGCGCCGAAGCGCTGGAAATCCTGCTCAACCAGGAAGTGGCGCTGGCTCTGCTGGACGTGCAGATGCCGCAGATGGACGGCTTCGAGCTGGCCGAACTGATACGCGGCAGCGCGCGTACGCGCGACATTCCCCTGATCTTCCTGACGGCCGCCACGCGCGAGCCCACCTACAGTTTTCGCGGCTACGAGGCGGGCGCGGTCGACTTCCTGTTCAAGCCGGTCGACGTCAAGGCGCTGCAAAGCAAGGTGCAGGTGCTGGTGCAGCTGTACCAGCAAAAGCGCGAACTGTCCTCCCAGCTTACCGAACTCAAGCACGCGCTGCACCTGAACGAATTGTTTACGGCCGTGCTGGGTCACGACCTGCGCACGCCGCTGTCGGTGGTGATGAACGGCGCCATGCTGCTGCCGATGATGAGCGAGCATCCGAAGGTCATCATCACGGCGCAGCGCATCGAGAGCAGCGCCAAGCGCATGGCGCGCATGGTCGATCAGCTGCTGGATCTGGCGCGCATCCGGTCGGGCACCATGGAGCTGCGCTGCGGCATGCACGACTACCTGGCGCTGGCGCAGGCCATCGTCGATGAATTCGACATGCCGGGCCAGCCGGCGCGCATCACGCTCAGCCATGTGGGCGAACTGCATGCCCAGTGCGATGCGGGGCTGTTGTCGCAAGTCATATCCAACCTGCTGGCCAATGCGCTGACGCACGGCGAACCGGGCGCGCCGGTGCAAATGGTGCTCGACGGGCGCGCCGCCGACCATGTGGAAATACGCGTGGTCAACCGGGGCGAACTTGATCCTTCGCTGCTGCCGGCCCTGTTCGAACCGTTCCACCAGAGCGGTGAAAAGCGCAGGACGGGGCAGGGCCTGGGGCTGGGCCTGTACACGGTCGACATGTTCATCAAGGCGCATGGCGGCACGGTGCAGGTGAGTTCCTCCGCCACCCAGGGCACCATCTTCACGCTGAATCTGCCGCGCCAGTGCGATCCCGCTGCGCAAGTGGCAATACCATGA
- a CDS encoding PAS domain S-box protein: MSDSMDNDQPRGGGITGELVRKLDWSATSLGAISGWPANLRTSVDIVLNSPMAMVLMWGPEHVMIYNDEYIKIAAGRHPAALGGTVPDVWPEIWDWNARILEAGLRGETQVHRECALPLLRDGVPVDQYFDLFYTPVHGAGGQVDGVLCTALELTARLEEGRQLKLATAELGAVNHALQAEAEAARDANRRVAEERGLLRALFEQAPSFMAVLRGPQHVFELANEHYIRLVGRSELLGKSVAEALPEVREQGFIDLLDEVYRTGVPFEGRQLKVDLATADGKQRQRHIDFVYQPIKDDDGVVGGILVEGSDVTERIEGEERLRLAQQAGGIGTFEWFPDTGKMDVSPTFRRIWGIADDALVTQQLLVSLVDRRDLEKVGPSRMQLAQNPLEYVEYRVRRPLDGEVRWIARQGEVVDGPAPGQRRYVGVSFDVTERRLIENELHASQERMAAIFGQASVGLSELGLDGSFQRVNGALCTMLGRSSEELLSMNMNDIMHPDDVPGNTLLFRRLVETGESFSLEKRYLKPDGMQVWVSSNVSRLVDEHGQTRALIAVKTDITERRRIEKALHELNETLEHRVEQEVGERTKAEDALRQAQKMEAVGQLTGGIAHDFNNVLQIISGNLHLLHHLSGNDGVMRQRLDTAIAAVERGAKLSSHLLAFARRQPLQPVVADLSRVVRNMDALLRRALGEAIDIVLVGGAGLWNTLVDRGQIENVILNLAINARDAMDGAGKLTIEMGNVVLDEQYVHNLDVPAGQYVMLSVTDTGKGMSGPVLQRAFEPFFTTKPEGAGTGLGLSMAYGFVTQSRGHIRIYSEPGHGTGVKIYLPRTLMAEAADEEELSGVVTGGTETVLVVEDDVGVRATVVDMLGNLGYKVLKAEDGESALAVLQSGAQIDLLFTDVIMPGPVRSTDMARMAREMQPDIAVLFTSGYAQDVIVHEGRLDAGVELLSKPYRREELARKLRHVLANRQQQLRARQFDWSATPNDGAAAAGTPGLDLTGHAPVPQGDVPTSMKILVVEDNLDSQLMVCELVGMLGHTVSGVSDGESAWELLNEQEFDILFTDVSLPGMSGIALARMVLRDKPGMRIIFSTGYGKESMDELGFSASVLRKPYDLLELQAALEQS; the protein is encoded by the coding sequence ATGAGCGACTCCATGGATAACGATCAGCCGCGCGGCGGCGGCATTACCGGCGAGCTGGTGCGCAAGCTGGACTGGTCCGCCACCAGCCTGGGCGCCATCTCCGGCTGGCCGGCCAACCTGCGCACCAGCGTCGACATCGTGCTCAATTCGCCGATGGCGATGGTGCTGATGTGGGGCCCCGAGCATGTGATGATCTATAACGACGAATATATCAAGATTGCGGCCGGGCGCCATCCGGCCGCGCTGGGCGGCACCGTGCCCGATGTCTGGCCCGAAATATGGGACTGGAATGCGCGCATCCTCGAAGCGGGCCTGCGTGGCGAAACCCAGGTGCACCGTGAATGCGCGCTGCCGCTGCTGCGCGACGGCGTGCCGGTCGACCAGTATTTCGACCTGTTCTACACGCCCGTGCACGGCGCTGGCGGCCAGGTCGACGGCGTGCTGTGCACGGCGCTGGAACTGACGGCGCGTCTGGAAGAGGGCCGCCAGCTCAAGCTGGCCACGGCCGAACTGGGCGCCGTCAATCACGCGCTGCAGGCCGAGGCGGAAGCGGCGCGCGACGCCAACCGGCGCGTGGCCGAAGAGCGCGGCCTGTTGCGCGCCCTGTTCGAACAGGCGCCCAGCTTCATGGCCGTGCTGCGCGGTCCGCAACATGTTTTCGAGCTGGCCAACGAACACTATATCCGCCTGGTCGGACGCAGTGAATTGCTGGGAAAAAGCGTGGCAGAGGCCTTGCCGGAAGTGCGCGAACAGGGTTTTATCGACCTGCTCGACGAGGTCTACCGCACCGGCGTGCCGTTCGAAGGGCGCCAGCTGAAAGTCGACCTGGCCACCGCCGACGGCAAGCAAAGGCAGCGCCATATCGATTTCGTCTACCAGCCGATCAAGGATGACGACGGCGTGGTCGGCGGCATCCTGGTCGAAGGCAGCGATGTCACGGAACGCATCGAGGGCGAAGAGCGCTTGCGCCTGGCGCAGCAGGCCGGCGGCATCGGCACCTTCGAGTGGTTTCCTGACACCGGCAAGATGGATGTCTCGCCGACCTTCCGCCGCATCTGGGGCATCGCCGACGATGCACTCGTCACGCAGCAATTGCTGGTGAGCCTGGTCGACCGGCGTGACCTGGAAAAAGTCGGGCCCAGCCGCATGCAGCTGGCGCAAAACCCGCTCGAATATGTGGAATACCGCGTGCGCCGCCCGCTGGACGGCGAAGTGCGCTGGATCGCGCGCCAGGGCGAAGTGGTCGACGGCCCGGCGCCGGGGCAGCGCCGCTATGTCGGCGTGTCTTTTGACGTGACCGAGCGGCGCCTGATCGAAAATGAACTGCACGCCAGCCAGGAGCGCATGGCCGCCATCTTCGGCCAGGCTTCGGTCGGCCTGTCGGAACTGGGCCTGGACGGCAGCTTCCAGCGCGTCAACGGCGCCCTGTGCACCATGCTGGGCCGCTCTTCCGAAGAGCTGCTGAGCATGAACATGAACGACATCATGCATCCGGACGATGTGCCGGGCAATACCCTGCTGTTCCGGCGCCTGGTGGAAACGGGCGAATCATTCAGTCTGGAAAAACGCTACCTGAAGCCGGACGGCATGCAGGTGTGGGTGTCGAGCAATGTCAGCCGCCTGGTCGATGAGCATGGTCAAACGCGTGCCCTGATCGCCGTCAAGACCGATATCACGGAACGGCGGCGCATCGAAAAAGCGCTGCATGAATTGAACGAAACCCTCGAGCACCGGGTCGAACAGGAAGTGGGCGAGCGCACCAAGGCCGAAGACGCCTTGCGCCAGGCGCAAAAAATGGAAGCCGTGGGGCAACTGACGGGGGGCATCGCGCATGACTTCAACAATGTGCTGCAAATTATCTCGGGCAATCTGCACCTGCTGCACCATTTGTCCGGCAACGACGGCGTGATGCGCCAGCGCCTGGACACGGCGATCGCCGCCGTCGAGCGCGGCGCCAAGCTGTCGTCGCATTTGCTGGCCTTTGCCCGCCGCCAGCCACTGCAGCCGGTGGTGGCCGACCTGTCGCGCGTGGTGCGCAACATGGATGCGCTGTTGCGGCGCGCCCTGGGCGAAGCGATCGATATCGTGCTGGTGGGCGGCGCCGGCCTGTGGAATACCCTGGTCGACCGCGGCCAGATCGAAAACGTGATTTTGAACCTGGCCATCAATGCGCGCGACGCCATGGATGGCGCGGGCAAGCTGACCATCGAGATGGGCAATGTGGTGCTTGACGAGCAGTATGTGCACAACCTGGACGTGCCGGCCGGCCAGTACGTGATGCTGTCGGTCACCGATACCGGCAAGGGCATGAGCGGGCCGGTGCTGCAGCGCGCGTTTGAACCGTTCTTTACCACCAAGCCCGAAGGCGCCGGCACCGGCCTGGGCTTGTCGATGGCGTATGGTTTTGTGACGCAAAGCCGTGGCCATATCCGCATCTACAGCGAACCGGGCCATGGCACGGGCGTGAAGATCTACCTGCCGCGCACCCTGATGGCGGAAGCGGCGGACGAGGAGGAACTGAGCGGCGTGGTCACGGGCGGTACCGAAACCGTGCTGGTGGTGGAAGACGACGTGGGTGTGCGCGCCACCGTGGTCGACATGCTGGGCAACCTGGGCTACAAGGTATTGAAAGCGGAAGACGGCGAAAGCGCGCTGGCCGTGCTGCAAAGCGGTGCGCAGATCGATTTGCTGTTTACCGACGTGATCATGCCGGGACCCGTGCGCAGCACCGACATGGCGCGCATGGCGCGCGAGATGCAGCCCGATATCGCCGTGCTGTTTACCTCCGGCTATGCGCAGGACGTGATCGTGCACGAAGGACGGCTGGACGCGGGGGTGGAGTTGCTGAGCAAACCGTACCGGCGCGAAGAACTGGCGCGCAAGCTGCGCCATGTGCTGGCCAACCGCCAGCAGCAACTGCGCGCGCGCCAGTTCGACTGGTCTGCCACGCCAAACGATGGCGCGGCGGCGGCCGGCACGCCGGGCCTGGACCTGACGGGCCACGCGCCGGTGCCACAGGGAGACGTGCCGACTTCGATGAAAATCCTCGTCGTGGAAGACAACCTCGATTCCCAGCTGATGGTCTGCGAACTGGTGGGCATGCTGGGACATACGGTGAGCGGCGTGTCGGACGGCGAATCGGCGTGGGAATTGCTCAATGAGCAAGAATTCGATATCCTGTTTACCGATGTCAGCCTGCCTGGCATGTCCGGCATCGCGCTGGCGCGCATGGTGCTGCGCGACAAGCCTGGCATGCGCATCATCTTTTCCACCGGCTACGGCAAGGAATCGATGGACGAACTGGGCTTTTCCGCCAGCGTGCTGCGCAAGCCCTACGACCTGCTGGAACTGCAGGCGGCGCTGGAACAATCGTAA